TCTTCTAGAAATGGGGAAGAAACTGATAGGgtgaagaaagaggaaggaaacatGAATTTGCTCCTTCATAGTCCAGAAGCTTTGACACTGAGACGAGACACTCCCACACTCTGTAGATGACTGCAAGGAGAGGCATACAGGGAGGGAACTGACCATTGGCATGCCAGTCTCGGTGATGAGCCAGGCAGATGCCAACCAGTTGTCTCATGGCCCAAGCCAGACCCAGAAGCCTTTATATAAAGACAGCCCTCTGCCCAGATGCCTCAGCCTGAATGACTGCTTGCCTGTGAGGAGGGTGAGTCCAGGGACTGGGTCTTGGGATTAGGGTGGGGATGATGCCGTGGGGGTGCCCAAATTCACAGGGAAGGAGTTATGAGCAGAGGAAGAGTggtacatcagcctgagaagaAAAGTCAGTGGCTTTTTAGGAGGCATAAGAAGGATATATGTGGGGTTTGTGTGAAGAACTGGGCTGTGAAGTCAATGGACTATGCCTTTGATAACCCTGGCCTCATCCTCAGGTACCATTTTTCCTCATAGGACTTGCTCTCTCAGGAAAAGATGCATTAGTAATTTGCATCTTGTGAGCAGAGTTGTGTGCAGGAGGGTTACCTTCCCCTAGGGTATGTATATTTAGATCTTCTCTATCAATGAAGAATGGAAggctctgtccttcaccgaagtaTCTTCAGTTTTCAGCACTGTGGGAGCTCAGAGAGGTGTTTTGTTGGATAAGCCAATTGTCAAATCAGCTTCCCTGCTATGTTGGTCATTTGACTGTGTTGAGCAGGAGAATTTGGGGAGGGCAGAGGAGTGAGGACTCCCCAGTGTTCCCTCCCTGGTTAAGTATGGCATTGGCATGTATGCCTGTGCCCATCAGGCCATGTTTGTAACATTCCAGCTGTGTAGGTCTCTAACTGCAGCTGAATGTCAGTCTTGTGATTAAGAACCTCGCACTTTCTGGGATACCCAGTCTTGGGTAACTCTACCTTGTCTCTCAGAGAGGCCCAGAGAAACCTTGTCTCTCagagaggcccagagaaaacattTCTGAAGCCAGAAGACTGTCAGACTTCAGGTCATAAACACAGTGAATGATCTGCCTGGGCAAGTTAGCAAGTTAGCAAGTTGGCACTGAGTCTTTCCAAGCCTAGTGTGTTTTACATGTacctatctttatggaagccctggtggcatagaggttaagagctacagcggctaaccaaaatgttggcagttcgaatccaccaggctaccccttggaaacgctatggggcagttctactctgccctatagggttactacgagttggaattgacttgatggtaacgggtttgggtttttttatttgttttcgcATGTGTTCGTAGAGGGACAGTTTAAACAAATTTACCTTTAAAAGATTTAATatagaaaaacaaacattttacGAGGATTTCAGCTGCCAAACAGTTGAATGGATCCTTTACTTTCCAACTGGCTGCTTTGACATTACATGAGCATAGTTGGTGCCTGAGTGCATGTTCTCGTTTGTGCTTTTGTACAAGCTTGCACATGTATGTGTGCTGATATTCTGTGTTTGAGGAAATCCAAGTTCTTGTGGGCATAAAGTCCCCACTTTGGCTTACCTCCTTAAGAGGAGGTTTTACCTTCTACTTCCTATTGAGTTCACACCCACCGCTTAGCACCTAAGTGAGGGGGATCCGCTTATCATCAGCACCCTCTAGTGCTAGACACTGGTAGTGTCCACCTCCCAAGCAGAGACCCTGGACACCTGCAACCCTACAGGGGCGTTGTGTTCAAAGGTTGTGCCTTTGCAGCTATTTCAGAAGGGCACAATCAGGTCCTTTGGCAGATCCAGGACAGTCTCACCGGCAATGGTGACTAATCCTGGGTCCAGGTAATTTAGAACGTATTCTCTAGTGGGGGATTACAGAGTTTGATTTGGGTGGAGGTCAGTGGGAGGAAAGCCAAGGAGGAAGCAGGGTGTCTTTCTCTAGCTCTTGGCTGCTCTTCCCCAACAGTTCTCACCCTCCGGACTCTTTCCTCTATCCTCAGGTTCCGCCCACCCATCTGCATCAGGACCATGTGTGACCAGCAGCAGATTCAGTCTTCCCTGCCACTTCCCCAGTGCTGTGTGAAGGATtcctccttcttcccctccccctaccCCTGTGCCACAGGCGAGGTAGTGGTTCAAGCTCCTTGTGAGATGCAAATTGTGGAATGCCCCGTACCATGCCCAGTTCAAGTTTCCCAGGTGAAGTGCCAGGCTCCGTGCCAATCCAAGACCACCCAGGTGAAGTGCCAAGCTCCATGCCAGGCTCAGGAAACCCAGGTGAAAAGTCAGGCTCCATGCCAGTCTGAGGTTTCCTACGTGCAATGTGAAACCCCATGCCCAGTTCAAACTTGCTATGTAGAACACGTTCCAGTTTGCTGTACAGAAACTTGTTACGTGGAATACCCAGTCGAGACCTATGTACCCTGTCCAGCTCCACAGCCTGTCCAGACTTACGTAGCATATTCCCCAGTGTGCCAGAATCAGGAAGGCTTCCGTATCCAGGGCCAATATCAGGGCTCCTACGGTAGTTGTGTCCCTCAGCGCCGGTCCCGAACCTCATTTCGCATTTGTGCCCCCCAATGCCAGACCCAGGGCTCTTACGGGAGCTTCACTGCGCAGCGTCGGTCTCAGAGCGCCAGTAGATGCCTCCCTCCTCCTCCGCTGCGGCCTTCTTACCGCAGCTGTTCCCCGCCACCGCGCTGTGGGCCCTTCTATAGCAGCTGCCTGCCATCAAGATGCTCCTGGGATTCCTATAACTACTGCACCCCGCCCCGCCGCTCCGAGCCCATCTATAACAGCGGCTGTGCTCGGGATCGCGCTTCAGGCTGCTCTCAGAGATGCAGACCCAAGTGCCGAATAGAGAtttcctccccctgctgcccGAAGCAGGTCCCCCTACAGAAGTGTCGTGTTCAGATTCCTCCCATTAGCCGCTGCCCCCAGACCTGCACTCCACGGTTCTCCTCTGGTGCCTCCTGCCCGGACCTGAGGCCGCGTGAACTCCCAAGGTCAAGCTTCCGTCCACTACGCCGTCTTGACCAATGTCCAGAGCCATTGCTGCCGCTATGTCCACTTCCTGCGCCTCGGCCATATCCACGTCCATGTCCACTTCCTGCACCACGTCCATATCCACTTCCATGCCCACTCCCAGAGCCATGTTTGAGACCAGAACCCCGCCCATGCCCTCCACGACGCCGGCTTTCAGAACCCTGTTTACGTCCAGCACCACGTCCGACTCCACGTCCTCGTCCAGTGCAGTGTGAGCGCCCAGAGCCACGTCCATATCCTCGGCCGTGTCCACTTCCAGAGCCAATACCCCTTCCAGCACCCTGCCCAAGTCCAGAGCCTTGTGTGGAGCCTTGGAGCTATCCCAATCCATGCTCAGGCCCTAATCCAATTCCATGCCAAGGAGACCTAGGCTGTCATGAATCTAGTCCCTGCCACCTAGACACTGAGGTGCCCAGCTATGGTCCGGCTAGTTACAACCCAGGAAGAGAGTGATGCTGGCTGCAGACCTAGTGGTCTGGGTGGATGAGGAGACCAAGGAGATGCCTGTGTTGGAGTGAAAGGTGGCGCTTATACTGGAGCAAAGGGtgcctatttttaaaagaaatttgacTGAGACATCCCTGCCTTCTGCTCTGAAAATGTTGCTACTCCTATTTCAGTAGCCACAGTTTCCTGATCTGTTCTTGTTTGCAACTCAAAGACATTCAGAGCCTCCATGCTGTAAAGGTGACACCCAAACTCCTCTGCATGTCATCTCAGGATCCACATGTGGGTCTCAGATACCTCTCCAGCCTCACCTCTGACTCCTCCTCTGTGTACAGCTTCACTTCTAACCAGACCAGTCTGGACACCAGGGGGCATCTTGGGTGTTCCCCAGGGCATAACTTGGATGTCCCTGGGTCTCTGCCTCCAAGCCTCTGCTCACTCTTTCTGCTTGCATGGGCTACTTCTCTCCTACTCCCGAGCCTCTGAAATCAGTCTTTCAAGTTCTCTTCCTTGAAGCTTTCTTGCCTTGCCCCAGGCCACTGGACTCTCCCTATGCTGACTTCTCAGGAGTCATTGCAGTGTCCATACCACCCACTTGGAAACTGCCTTGCAACATCTCTTGAATTGTTATTTCTCTTCTCAACTGTATCTGCCTTACCCACCCAACTAGATTGTAAACTCCCAGTCAAGTAGGGTCAGAATATCCCTAAATTCCTGCTCCATTCCTTGGACAGGCAGTAAGGCTTGTGGATTGGCAGCTTGAGCCGTGATCTGTCCTGATGGACAACTCCAGGAATTGGAGCAAGAGGGCTGATGTAACAATAAAGATGATGATGTACTCATAGCCTGGGTCCTGAGTAATGCCTGCTGTTTACTCCTCCTTGAGTTTCCGGAAAAaattttcatgtttattcattgttttttttcttgggtCTGTGGTGCTCATTGTCTGAGCTTTTTTTCCACTTAGACCAGGTGGACTGCCTCATGgttttctttccctcctcagTGCCCCGGCCCCtgttaggaataaatgaaaagacaagttagggaagaacaaaaagaaatgcacattctcaggccccactccagacctactgaatcagaaactctgggactGGGGCCCAGCCATCTGTGTTTTAGCCAGCCCACCAGCTGTTTCTGATCCCAGTAACATTTGGTaaccactacacacacacacacacacacacacgcacaaacacaTCCTCTGATTCCCACAACTGTCCATAATGTGGACATTATTATCCTGCCATTTTGTACAGTTGGAAGCCAAAGCACACAGAATTTAAGTGACTTGCCAAAGGCACACAGCCAGACTTGACTCACAGCCTATACCCTTTTCTACTGCACTGCACATGGAACCTTTGAGCTTGGTCACACTGTCCCTGCCTCTTCTTGAGACCTTTCCTATGTTAACCCAATTATTTCCCCAACACAGTCTTGGAGTTCCCTCAACAACTGAACAGGTTATTCCTATCAGTTTCACATTTGTCTCTTAAAATCCAGGCTCCTCTAGGCCTGTATCTGCTTGCGGTGTGTGCCCCAGGGGCCTGCAGGGCCTGACCACCCCCACTAGGCATCTGTAGGTTTTCCTCACCCAGACCCCAGATGGAGGTGGGGATGGCAAGATGGGAGATTCATGTTAGATCTCTCCCTTATTCTCTCCAAACACACTGTGGACAAGAACCATCCCAAGATATAGGCAGAAGCAAGGACCTGGATGTGAGAAAACGGAATTCATATCTAAGAAACACCATCCTCCCCCAGGGTCAAGGGTCAGATCATCATTCAGGCTCTTTATTAGGATGCACATGTTCCAGCCTTGGGCTTTTCTTGGGATGGAATCTAGTCCCCAGGATAACCAAGCCTGGATGTGGAAAAGGATTGGATAATGGTAGAATAGAAGGGCCTCTTAGTGAGTCAGGCTGGAGCTGAGCTAGAGCACCGCTGATGGCCTGGTGTTCTCTTGCTCACTAGGGCTGTGAAAATGCCAGCCGTGGTGCCACCTCCCCAACCAGAGGAGCTCAGGGCCTGAAACTCCTCTCTCTTGGGAGGCTAGTTTGATTTGGCTTTGAAGATCCTCAAAATCCACTTACTTCTGACAGGATGCCCAGCCCTGAGCCTCCAAGGAGGCCCACAACGAAGAAGCTGGTCCTTGCCTTGGGTTTGTCTATGAAACCATAGCCAGAGACAAGTACCTCAGAGGAAAGTGGTACCGAAAAGTATGTATTTTCATATGTCTTTTGTAGGTTTTGCACGTTTCTTTGtgtgtcattttgtttttctgtttgtgtgCTTTAAAAGCTTGGGGGTTTTAAAAGGCATTTGGAAATTGGGCTGTGGCCTCAGAAGCATGGTTTAGACTATCCTACAATCCTCCAGCATTGGCTTTGGAGACTCTTTCCAGTCATCTCTTCTACTTATTACCCACCATCATTTCACTGATGACTTGTCTCccagttctctgcttttcctgttactataacttgaaatcgacttgacagcaaagggtttggggaTTTGGTTAACGATTTGAATAAATTTCATGTGTCCTTAGGACCAGGGCTGAGTATTCAAATTCCAAAGCAAAAGAGGCCATTTATAAAGCCCTTCAAGGTGCTCTAAGACCTCCCTGAAAGGACTCCTCTCTTTTTGAATCTGAGGCAATACACAGGTTGCAcgtcattatttccatttcagaGTTTGATGGACCATTGCCCAGAGATGCCAATGCATTGGCCAAGTCACACACAGTCTGAGGCAGAgatcaggccacaccccagcttCTGACGCGTATCCTGACATTCAGCTATGCTGTTTTGGAACAGAGAGCCTGGCTTCCAGAGGTGGGGTGCTAATTAGTTCAAGGAAATGTGGGAAAAAATGCTTCTAAACATCATTCTTCTCACCTTGGGATCCTACTTACATCTCTCTGGAGTCCTCCATCCTTTTCCTCTTTCTAAACCTTGTTTAACAGATATGCGCCCTTGTCTCAGATGCTACCTGCTCTGGTTGCTCATTTGTTCAGTGTACTTCTTTATTCTGTATCTCCTCAACACTGAGAGAATCCTTTTGAGATGCAATATATAATGCATACAGTGATAATCATTCATTTTCTCATTCATTTAggtgatgatttttttttggagattGTATAATATAAAAGAATGAGAGTCAGGTAGGGATTTGGGAGACCTGATACTTTAGCAACTCGGCAAATCACTCCCCATCCTGGGATTAGTGTCTTTACTGTAAAATGAGAGAATTGCACTAGATATTCTCAGAGGTTCCTCCTAGACCAGGCATGTTATTTACTACTCCTCTGTATGGCAGACACTAGGCTAAGTCATTGGTTCCCAAACCTGGTGAAATTACCCGATGTACTCACTTAAAGACACAGAATACCAGGATCCATCCCAGACATACTTAATATGAATTTCTATAAGGAGAATCTGAAATCaccatttctataaaaaaaaacaccatttctATAAGCAACTAAAATTATTCTGATCATCTGGAAATGGGAACCCTTGCTGTAGTGAATACAGAGGTGTGTGAGGATGTATAGCCCCAATGGAGAAGGAAAGTTGAAATGTGTACAAACCTGCCCACAACACGGGTAGGATTAGGTCATTGTGGGGGAAATGGACCTGGCTGATAACTATATTTAATGCTTATGTGTGTGGAATCAAATTTTCCATTCCTTATTCTGGAAGTACCTCAAGACCAAGGagtcttttcctttctctgagtTAAATCTCTCCCAAATCCCACTGCCACCAAAAATACCCATAACAGGGCTCTGTGCATGGCTCATTGTCTGTCATTTGTGTTACAGATATTTTTATCAGGAGAAGGTGGGCCTAGTTATGGCAATTCTCTTCTTTGCCTAGGTATTACCCGAATATTAAGAGGAAGAAATTCCACATCCCATAGTTTGTCCTACAGACTAGAATAGTCTTAGATACATCAGAAAATAGAACTGTCATGCATAAGAAAATAGCTCAGTTGTTCAAAATGGAATAGATAGGCAGATAGTTGTAACCAAAAGACAGGCAGTTAACATGTGCATACTTTGTGGATGTATAAGAGAATATATAAACAGTGAACAAGACTTCGTCTCTGGTCATAGCATACTCCTGAATTCTGTCATGGTTGGACACACCAGATGGTCTGCATGCCGGAGACCTGAACCTAGTCAAGGAAGAGAGGGTGATGTGTGATGATCCATGTACTTTCCTATAGCTAGGAACCATCTAGCTCATTCTTCCAAAAGATGAAGACTCAGAAATTCCCAATCTGGAAGGCTAAACTAGATGTATCTAGAGGCCTAGAAATAACCCAAGATATGCCACATTCGCCCATTATGTTCCTTACTATATCTCCTCAGAGGAGCCCTGGGATAGGTCAGGATTATCACTTTGCTCTCTAGTTTTACATCCGTCAGGTGGGAAACCACTTATCAATTTGCATCAACGCATCCATTcatctgaaaaataatttttagactGTACTGTGTGCCAGAAACTGTGCTTAATCCTGGAGATACAATGGTGAGCAGGACAGACGCTGTCCTGTTTATGTAGAGTCTGAGAACATGATGAGAGCTTCAGCCTCAGAGGCACAGAGTGGCATGGGTGGTCATAGGAGGAGTAATTTAGCTGGCCaagaaagcttcctggaggaggcaacTATTAAtgagagatataaaagataggtGGGAGTTAGCTAATATGTGGAAGAAAGAGGAGAGTGTTCCAGAAAGAGACTATAGTAGGTATAAAAGCCTAACTGACATAATGACAGACAGGCCAGGGAGGggtatttcttctctgtttgaacatCTGTCCTTGTTCCTAACACTTGTGTGGAAGTGTTTCTGCTGATTCCATTCTCAGTCCTGCtcaaatgaacttttttttttttaattttgttgttattgttgaaaatatatgcagcaaaacatacagcagcTCAATAGTTTTTACgttgtaaaattcagtgacattgattacattctttgagttgtgcagccagtCTCACTctgtttttctgagttgttcctccttcattaacataaactcactgccctgtaaggttcctatctaatcattcaagttgctattgtcactttgatcccatatagatagttcttaaaagagcataatgctcaaggcagacatttttactacttaagctaaactactgtttaattttaagaagacttcagggaatatttttggtttaaggtttaaatatgacctcagggcaatagttttaggggttcatccagccccgaTGGGTTCAGAAAGTCTGAAGACAATGAGAATTTTAAATCCTGTTGTACATTTTCCCCTCTTTTAATcaagattcttctacagaatctttgatcaaaatgttcattaatgatagctgggcaccatccagctcttctggtcttatggcaaaggaggcagttgtttatggaggcaattagccacatatttcatatcttcctattcctgactccccttcttcctctgttgctgcaggCAAATAGAAGCTCattgtcatgccttggatggctgcttgcaagcttttaagaccccaggcactacacaatgaactagaaaggagaacagaagaactaaacacattattaggccaattaactgagatgtcccatgaaaccatgaccctaaacctccaaaccaaggaatcaaatctccatgtttttggttgtacataagcaacctcagtagctactcttttttgttgttgtaaatttatctatcatacaactcttgccagttcaacttttcacagttgtacaacttactgacagcaattacaataatcaactgTGCAACCCTATCCTTTATCAATGAGATTTTTGCATTACTATTAACACTCCGCCTTTTttcctcctcccacctctggtaaccactcttaaactttgatctctatacatttgccttttcttgcctttttatataaGAGAGTTCacaccatatttgtccttttgtgattgtcaaATGAACTTTTTCTCAAGACCTTGAAGAAAGATTTGAGAAGAAACTGACCTAAATTTCAGGTGACTTCAAGTTATGTATCTTCTGATACAACAAACAGACTGTAATGATGAACTTAATCTACAGGATAAAACGTAATTAAGGTAAATGTGAATCTTTGCTTTTAAGCTCTAAATCACCTCAACTTCTAGAAGATGAATAGATGTGTGTACACCTGCAAATATGAAGAGAGCTTGGGGAGTTGATTGATTAAAATCATAGTACCAGACAAGGGTGGGATTGTATCATGGGTtgaatacgtgtcaacttggttagggcatgattcccaatattctgtggttgtcctccattttgtgattgtaattttatgttaaagagggttagggtaggattgtaacaccacccatactcgggtcacctccctgaacctatgtaaagggagtttccctggggcgtggcctgcaccactttttatctctcaagagataaaaggaaagggaagcaagaagagagatgaggacctaataccaccaagaaagcagtgttgggagcagattgcgtcctttggacttggggtccctgtgcagagttgctagtctggaggaagattgttgagaaggccgacagagacagagaaccttcccctggagctgacaccctgaatttggacttttagcccactttactgtgagaaaataaacttctgtttgttaaagccatccacttgttatatttctgctatagcagcattagatgactaagacagattgtGGCAGATGGTGATGAACCCTTGTTCTTAATAGCTATGCATGATAGTGCTACTCCACTTGACCCAGAAGGCACACACCTGGGGCACTGTGTTCAGCTCAGGGCAAATAGACGTGAGGCTGGAGGAGGATGAGTTACCGTGTGCCCATTACCACATGAGTTAGGAAACCCATGTCCTTCCTCATGGTCACAACACCTTGTAAGGTAGTTATTAttcactccattttacagatactgGAAAGACCAAAGTAAAATCTAAAGAGGCTAACTAACTTGTCTGGTCACACATCTAAAGCCTAGTAGAGCTGGAACCCAAGCCCAGGCTTATCTTACTTCAAAACTTAGTCTACCTCCATGTGGAAGACAGAGTAGCATTGCTTTGAAAGAATTAGCATGTTGCTTTCTCTCTTTATTTGAAGggcttttatttagaaaataaattagcCTTTTCAATAAAATTGAGActgatagggttaactgtgctggtggaacaaaagagctttttaaaaaagattaccatctagaagttgggtaaacggGAATCcatcctgtcaacatgagataggattggggcagcccatgaatattttttcttaatgtcTTTCTAGTCCCCTCTTTCTTTGCAGGCTCCGTATGTGCAGATgagcagagtgtgactgctgtttgactttccttagccctccgaagatggcaATGTAGCACCAGAGATCAAGTGCGCTTGTGCTACATTttataataagtgatgccaaaggCTGCCGAGAAGACTCcgtcttgaatatcagcgggttccatcttagattccagatgtgcAGCAACCTAACTAACatacaccgccattctgagaagtacccgccccttgaaagaagcctacTAAATACTCATTACTGtattgtctccactgaacccatataagccctagccttttttccctttttgagaCAGTCTTTTGAAGAGGCTTAGATCctcgctgactccttttgcttgactcaaacaaaataaagcttgctgaagataaagtttgtctttcggttgtattcttacttgggaaaagacaaggaccctttgtgtcagattggcaattggtaacaaaaTCAGCTTAAATCCAATGGATAAAAACTGTAAGAAAGAAGACTCCAGCTagaagtaaacaaaataaatttaataatcaGAATTGTTTTAAAATGGAATCCACTGTTTATTCatacattcaacaaacatttattcaaatatatgctgaGTTTTTACTATTTGCCTGACACTATTCTGGATGCTTGGGAATCCATCAGTGAACGCAAAACAAAGCTCCCTGTTATCTAGGAGTTTATATTctaggagagaaaaataaatgataaaaaatggtcattaaaaaaaaatatatatatatatgtaatatattgaaAGACACAAAGTAGTCTGGAAATAAGAAAAAGGATAGCAATGGAGATGATCTGGGCAAACATCCAAGAGAGCATAAGAAGGGAAGGGGGTTTGAGTTTGATGTATGGAAAAAAGCAGCCCAGAGGCTTGTGGGACTGTGAACCAGCATACAGCAATGGAAACAGAGTGGAAAAGACATGACAAGATGTAGGTTTGAGCCCCAGCTCCACCATCCAGTAGCTGAGAGGTCTTGGCTTGGACAATCTCCTTGATACTCAGTTCCTCCATTTACAACCAACCAACCTACCTCCATctacaaccagttgctgttgagttgactctgacttatggcagcctcaagtgtgtcagagtagaactgtgctccacagggctttcagtggctgatttttcagaagtacattgtcgGGACTtttttccaaagtacctctgggtgaacttgaactggttagcagttgagtggttACCTTTTACACTACCTAGGAATGCCTCCCTGCCCCCATCTACAAGAGGTGGCTAAAAAAATTTCACATTTCTAGgccattttgaggattaaatacaAGATTACTTAAATACACTGAAGTAGAGGGAAGAAGAGATGATGGGCTTTGGGGAATTGCATGTTTGGTGAAGGGGGTAGGCCACAAAGGCAAATCAAGTCCAGGTCTGAGAAGGGGCTCAAGAAGCTGAAGAGATGCACATATAGGGAGTGCGTGTAGTCTGCTGGGGCAAGCCTGCGTAGCCTTCCAGGAGGAGAAATTTAGAAAGAATGAAGGAACATAGAATAGCAGAGGGGAGAGGGAAAAAGATGAATTGGTGGCGAAAATGGCTTAGATAAAACTCTGAATCTAGAAGGAGTAAAAGATTTGGAAGACCAGCAGCTCAAATACTAGGGTGAAGGATCAGTTAAAGGATAGTGAGGTAAGCAGATATCAATAATGGTCATCAATGCATTGCTGCTACCCAGCTAATTTGCCAATGATATGGTTCCTTGGATCATCCAGAGGGAGAGGAAATACCAGGGAGGGGAAGCTCTGCAATCaatcagaaatattttttatgcTTGAATCAGGATTGGGCACTTAGTCACTGAAAGGTGCTCCAGCTTGACCTGGCATGGATAAAAGTCTGGATTGATTAATCACTAATCAATCAGTTCTTTCCACAGCATTTCCTCAGTGCTCCCCAtaggtttgttttgttcactCAGTGACTCAGGAGGTGCTTAAGATGAGTACAGTCTTAATCCTGTTCTAGCTAAAGCAGGAGTTCTCATCTCAGCATCATAACATTTTGGGCTGAGTAATTCTTTgttgaggagtcctggtgatgtagtggttaagtgctagggtgttaaccaaaaagttgatgattggaatccatcagctgctctgcagtagaaagatgtggcaatctgtttccataaagatttacagccttgggatccctatgggacagttctagcctatcctatagggtcactatgagttggaatctactctatgACAATAGGCTTAgtgtatttttggttttaattctcTGTCATGGgaagctgtcctgtgcattgtcaGAAGTTTAGCAGCATACTGGTCTCTACCTACTAGATGTGGTAGTAAATCACCCCCATACCCAGTTGTGACATCCAAACATGTCATTGTAAAATGAGCCCTGGTAGGTTAAGAGAtacggctgttaacaaaaaggttggcagttcaaatctggcagttctactcagtcctctaAGGTCTCCAtggattggaactgacttgatggcaacgggtttgggtttgggttgagGGTAAAATCACCCCTCCTTTCTCTGCAATTAAGAACCATTGAGCTAAAGGAAAGAAACTCAGGTCTTACCCTCAGTGAACTCCCAATTCAGCAGAGAATCATATCCTCCACTCTCCTTCAGCCCAACCAACTCCCACCCA
This DNA window, taken from Elephas maximus indicus isolate mEleMax1 chromosome 3, mEleMax1 primary haplotype, whole genome shotgun sequence, encodes the following:
- the KPRP gene encoding LOW QUALITY PROTEIN: keratinocyte proline-rich protein (The sequence of the model RefSeq protein was modified relative to this genomic sequence to represent the inferred CDS: inserted 2 bases in 1 codon), yielding MCDQQQIQSSLPLPQCCVKDSSFFPSPYPCATGEVVVQAPCEMQIVECPVPCPVQVSQVKCQAPCQSKTTQVKCQAPCQAQETQVKSQAPCQSEVSYVQCETPCPVQTCYVEHVPVCCTETCYVEYPVETYVPCPAPQPVQTYVAYSPVCQNQEGFRIQGQYQGSYGSCVPQRRSRTSFRICAPQCQTQGSYGSFTAQRRSQSASRCLPPPPLRPSYRSCSPPPRCGPFYSSCLPSRCSWDSYNYCTPPRRSEPIYNSGCARDRASGCSQRCRPKCRIEISSPCCPKQVPLQKCRVQIPPISRCPQTCTPRFSSGASCPDLRPRELPRSSFRPLRRLDQCPEPLLPLCPLPAPRPYPRPCPLPAPRPYPLPCPLPEPCLRPEPRPCPPRRRLSEPCLRPAPRPTPRPRPVQCERPEPRPYPRPCPLPEPIPLPAPCPSPEPCVEPWSYPNPCSGPNPIPCQGDLGCHESSPCHLDTEVPSYGPASYNPGXESDAGCRPSGLGG